Below is a window of Corallococcus silvisoli DNA.
CTTGTTCGACGTGGGCGCATCGACCGCGGGCAAACCTGACGCCGACGCCTTCCCCGAACCGGGCCCCAACACGGGAGGCCCCACGGGAGCACGTCCCGATACCGTGGCTCCCGACATCGAGGCTCCCGGCGCGGAAGCCCCCAACACGGGAGGCCCCACGGGAGCACGTCCCGATACCGTGGCTCCCGACATCGACGCTCCCGGCGAGGAAGCCCCCAGCATGGGAGGTCCCACGGGAGCACGTCCCGATACCGTGGCCCCCGACATCGACGCTCCCGGCGCGGAAGCCCCCAATACGGGAGGCCCCCCAGGAATGCGTCCTGGCGCGGACGCACCTGCCGCAGCAGAGCCCGAAGCCCCCAGCACCGGAGGTCCCGCGGGAGCACGTCCCGCCGCGGACGCGCCTGCCGCAGCAGAGCCCGAAGCCCCCAACACGGGACCACCCGTCGGTGCCCGATTGGCCGTGGACGTACCCGCGGACGGAGGACCCGAAGCCCCCAACACGGGACCACCCGTCGGTGCCCGATTGGCCGTGGACGTACCCGCCGAAGCTCCCGGAACTCCCCCCCCCATCGAGGGAGCGCCCGTGGGTGCCCTGTTCGGCGTCGCGGCGCCTGCCCCTGGTTGAGCCGGAGTGGGAGCGCCGACCGCCGGAAGATCCGGAGCGGAGGGGCGCTTGGGCGGCGGCACCCGGACCTCGGGCTGCTTCGGCGTGGCGGGCGGAGCTTCCGACATCGCCCCACCCTTCGCGGCGGGCACGGCCATCCCGGGCCTCGGCGCGAACGCCGGACGCGCCATCGCGGGCATGGACTGCTGGTAGCTCGTGGGCGCCGCTTCGATCTCCGCGAGCGCGGCCTGCTCCACGCCCTGGGGCGACACCCGTGCGTGCGGCGGCGCGAGCACCCTGCGGATGGGCCGGGTCACATCGTCATCGTCGTCCGGCGGCATCCACACGAAGGTGAACTCCACCGGTCCGACGGTGATGCGATCCCCGTCACGCAGCTGCTTCTCGCCCGCCAGCGGCTGGCCGTTGAGCTGCGTGCCGTTCGCGCTGCCTACGTCCTCGGCGAAGTAGCGCCCATCCCGCGCCGTGATGCGTGCATGCCGCCGGGAGACACCATGGTCATGCAGCACCAGGTCATTCTCCGAGGTCCGGCCGATCTTGACCTCGGCCTGCTCGAAGGCGAGCTCCCGTCCAACCTGGAGCCCCTGGGTGATGGTGAGCAGGATGGGCAGAGGACTAGCCCCCGACGTTCCCGAACATGAACTGGAACACGATGGGCCCGAAGAGCACCATGAACACCGTCGGGAAGATGCAGGCGATGAGCGGGAAGAGCATCTTCACCGGCGCCTCGCCGGCCAGCTTCTCCGCGCGCTGCGTGCGGTCGATGCGCATCTGCGTGGACTGGATGCGCAGCACCTTGCCCAGGCTCGTGCCCATCTTGTCCGCCTGGATCAGCGCCGTGACGAAGGTCGTCAACGACGGCAGGTCCACGCGAGCAATCATGCTCTTGAGCCCTTCCTCACGCGTCTTGCCCATCTTGAGCTGCTTGAGCACCAGCTGCAGCTCCTCGCGCAGCGGCCCCTGGCGGCCCTTCTCCACCACCTTCGCGAGCGCACCCGTGAAGTCCATGCCCGCTTCCACCGACAGCGTGAGCAGGTCCAGGTTGTACGGAAGCGCGCGGCTGATGGCCAGGTGGCGGCGCTTCACCTGATCGTTCAACCAGATGAGCGGATAGAAGAGCCCCAGCAGCATCACCAGCAGCGACCAGGCCAGGTTGCCGCCAAGGCCGTTGACGACGAAGAGGCCCGCCAGCAGGGCAAAGAAGGCGCTGACTTCCTGCAGCGCCATGATGTCCTCGGGCTTGTACTGCGACGGCTCGCCCGCCTTGATCAGCTTGCGGCGCGTCTTGGACTCGTAGCCCGGCCACATGAAGCGCCGGTTCATCGCGCCCAGCTTGCGGACGGCGACGGAGCCCGCGCCCTTCACGCCACCCGCGGACTCGTCACGTACCTCCGTGAGGAAGCGTTCGAGGACGTTGGTGTAGAGGCCGACGCCCAGGAACGCCACCGCGCCCGCAGTGAGCAGTGCCGAGCCGCCCATCAGCAAGAATGTCAGGAAATCCTGCACGGTGCGCCTCGATTCAGATGTCGATGTTGACGATGCGCCGGATGATGAGGATGCCCATGATCTCCATGATGGCGATGATGGTCACCAGGATGTAGCCGAAGATGTGGTTCATCATCGGCTCCATCAGGTCCGGACGCATGTAGTTGAGGACCAGGCCCAGCACCGCAGGCATGGCCGCGACGATCCACCCTTGAAGCTTGCCCTGGGACGTCAGCGCGTCGATCTTGCCTTCCAGACGGAAGCGCTCGCGGATCACCGTGGAGATGGTCTCGAACATCTCCGCCATGTTGCCGCCCAGCTGGCGCGCGATGTTGGTGGACACCACCACCAGCTCCAGGTCATCGCTGCCCACCCGGCGGCCCATGTTGACGAGCGCCTCTTCCAGGGGAACGCCCAGCTTCACTTCCTTCACGAAGAGGCCGAACTCCTGTGACAGGGGCGGCATCGCCTCGCGCGCCACGTGCTCGATGGCCTGCGGGAACGTGAGACCCGCCTTGAACGCGTTGGCCATGGCCTGCAGCGCGTCCACCAACTGCACGTTGAACTTCTTGATGCGGCGCGTGCGGTAGTGCTTCACGAGCAGCATCGGCAGGAAGAAACCGAAGATGGTCGCCAGCACCGCCAGGATGGGGTTGAAGACGATGTAGCTGAGGATGCCCAGGAGGCACATGCACGCGATGTTGAGGATCAACATCTGCCGCGCGTCGATGAAGAGGAACATGTCGCTCAAGTCGTTCATCGACTTGGCGACGTAGCGCTCCTGGTACTGCTCATACGCCTTCGACAGGACGCTGAAGATCACCAGGCTGAAGAAGAACACCGAGCCGGTGACGAGAAGGAGGACGATACCTGCGAGCATGGGCGCGAATCCCCGGGGGAAGAGGGAGGGGTCGGCGGGGCCGCTTCACCCGTGAGGGAAGCGGCCCCACGCGGCGGACTACGGCGAGCCAGCCGCCGACTTGTCGCTGCCGCCACCCTTGATGATCTGGATGATCTCCCGGCGCTTCTGCTCCAGCACGCGGGTGCGCTCGCCGGACAGCAGCGTGCTGATGGTCGCGCGGCCGCGCTCCTCGATGAGGTCCACGTCGTCCTCGTTGCGCAGCGACAGGGTCAGCTGTCCGAGCTCCGCCGCCAGCACCAGGATCTCCGCCTCTTCCGGCAGCACCATCAGCGACACGTTGTTGTAGTCGCGCTGGTTCTCCGGGATGAGGTTGATGTTCGTGGTGCCGGTGATCTTGCCCGTGGCGACCACGATGATGTTCTGCAGCAGCGTCACCGCGACGCTCTCATCCGTCTGCGGATCGCGGAACGTGCCGATGATGTCCACGTGGTCGTTGGGACGGATCCACCCGCCCACGGCCGTGGTCAGCTTCGCCTCGATGGTGATGGCGCGCGCCTTCTTCTGCACCTTCGTCGACAGGCGCTCGGCGGCCTTCGTCGTCTCGAACTGGCTCCAGAGGATGGGGTCGCCGGCCTGCAGCGCCACGAGCACCTTCTGGTTCACGATGTAGTTGGCGGAGTCCGGCTTCACCACCGACGAGGTGACGAACTGCTCCGGCACGGAGCGCTGGGAGATCATCTCGTACGTGATGACCGACCCCTCGGGCATGTCCTGGCCCGCCACCACCACGGGCACCAGGTTCCACCCGCGACGCACATCCGATTCCTTCTTCTTGATGGCCGAGTAGGCCACGATGCCGGCGAGCAAACCGAGCACCAGCGCGACGACGAGCGGGGTCTTACCCTTCAACATGGTTCAAGGTCCTCCAGAACGGTGGGGCGCCGTCGTGGCGGCAGGACTGCTTTGGACGAGGGGGCAATGCCAGGGCGCGAACGAGTGAAGATGTTAGCCATGCCCCAGAGCAGGTGTCAAAACCACCTCTCGTGACAAAGCGGAATCCCTGGACGCCTGGGAGGCCGCGGCGCCTGTCCACCCCCGGGGGGACGGCGCGAAACGCGGCCGGATCCATGGCCTCCGTCCCTCAGGGGAACGGCAGGTTCAGCACGAAGTAGAACGAGTCGTAATAAATCTGGTACGCCTCGAGGAAGAGGTCGATGACGTTGGTCTGCTTGTCCTCGCTCCAGCGGACCTTCACCGTGGCGCCGACGACGAGCGCGACGATCAACACCCAGTTGATCATCGAGTACTCCACCATCGCCTGGCCACGGCGGGCCCTGCGCGGGGAGCGCTTCGACGACTTCCGGGGAGTGTTCACGGGGGGATGATCCACGTCCGGCCTCATGGTCGCATCATCCACGGCCCGGGGGAGCGCCGCATCGGTCATGTGGACCGTCGCCGGAGAAAGCGCGGCGGCCCCCTCCCCTATTCCGTGGGCGCCGGGGCGCTGGCGGGCAGCTTCGTGCTGGCGGCGGGCGCCATGATGGGCGCGGCCTTGCGCATGCGGCGCTGGGCCATCTGGGCGGCGCCGGACTCGGGGGCTTCGTGGACGACCTGGGCGCAGACGACCGCGGCGGCGTCGCTCTGGCCCTGAGCGGACTCCGAGTCACACAGCCGCGAGAGCAGGTCCAGCCGCTCACCGCCACTGGGTCCGGCCGCGAGCGCGGCGCGCAGCAGCTGGGCCTCCCGGACGCGATCTCCCTGGCTCGCGGCGGCTTGCGCCTGACGGGCCAGCTCGCGCGACGTCATCGCTCCGGCCGGGGGCTGCTTCTCCATGGGCTTGGGCTTCGCGGCCTCCGCGCGTGCCGATTCCTTCACCGGTTCGGCGACCGCGCGGGCCGGGCCCGGGGCCAGCTTCGAGGCGCTGACCGCGCCGGTGGCGGAAGGCGTCGCGGGCGCGGCCTGCGCCATGGGCGCCGAGGCCACCGGCGCCGGAGGCGGCGGCGACGCGGCCTCTCCCATGGCGGCATCGTCGGACGCGAGCCCGCGCCCGTAGGACGCACCGCCCAGCCGCAGTGAGTCGCGCTTCGCGACCTGGGCCTTGTCCGTGCCTCCCCCTGCCTGGTCGAACGCGGAGTCCGAGGTGGAGCGTGCGTCCTTCCCGCCATACACGGCGCCGGCCGCCTCTTCCTTCGGGGCCTGTGCCGGCTCGAGCGCCGCGAACTCGCCGTCCGCGTCCTGGGCCTTGGACAGCTTCTTCGTGGGCGCGGGCCCCTCGCGTCGGCGCTCCAGCATCGCGCCTCCACCGCCCGCGTTCATCCAATCCGACGGACGGCCCGCGGCATTGCCCTTGAGCTGCGCATCCGCCTGATTCCGTGCGGGCGCGTCTTTCAGCGCCTCGGAGGCCGGAGCCGCCGCCAGCAGGTCATCGCTCCGCGGGGTGTAACTCCTCCCCATCGGCGCGGGCGCGGAGGCGGGCGCGGACTTCGGCTCGCGCTTGCCCAGCGTGCGGGTCTCATCCTCCGCCGGGGCCCTCGCGGGGCTCGCGGTCTTCTGCGCCAGGTTCGGCTCCAGGTGGAGGCCCTCGTTGACCTCCAGCGACAGGATGCCGAAGGTGCTCACCGTGGCCAGGCCCACCGCGGGCAAGAGCCAGCGGCGCCAGCGCGAGGGCTTCGGCTCCGGCCCCGCGGAGGCGCGGCGCGCGGACTGCTGGGCGTACGCGAGCAGCGACTCCAGGCCCGCGTCCGGCGCGGGTTCGGTCGACAGCTGCGCCATGGTGGTGCGCACGCCGCGGATGTCCGCCAGCGCCTTGGAACAGCGCACACAGCCCTGGACGTGCTGCTCCAACGCCTGGGCCTCCGTCGCCGGAAGCTCGCCGTAGGCGAAGTCGAGGAGCCGGTCCTCGTGCGCGTGAGCATTCTGGGCACTCATCCCGCCACCGTCCTTCCATCCTCCGACAGGTCGCCATCCACACCCAGCTCGCCCAGGCGGCGGCGCAAGCCCTCCAGCGCGTAACGCATCCGGCTCTTCACCGTGTTTTCGGACACGCCCGTCACCTCGGCGATCTCCTTGAACGGGATGCCGCTGTACTCCCGCAGCACGAACACCTCGCGCTGCTCCTCCGGCAGCCCCGCGAGGGCCCGCTCCAGCAGGGGCCGCAGGCGCGCGTTGTGCGCGCCGCGCTCCGGACTGGCACCGGCGTCCGGCAGCCCCTCGCCCAACGGACGTCCCTCGTCCCCGTCCGCACCGGCCGCGGGGGCCTCCAGGGACGTCGCCTGGCGGTAGCTCTCTTTGCGCGTGCTGTCCACGCAGAGGTTCCTCGCGATGGTGTACAGCCAGGTCGTGAACCGGGCCTTCGGCGCGTATTCCCGGGCACTGCGGACCACCTTGAGCCACGTCTCCTGCAGCACGTCCTCCGCCCGCGCCCGGTGCCCGACGAAGCGCAGGATGAAGTTGAACACCGGCGCGCGGTGCTTTCGCACCAGCGCCTCGAACGCACGCGCGTCTCCCGCCTGGAAGGCGAGCATCAGATGCTCGTCTGAGGTTTCGGGTGCCAAACTTCCCCCAGTGCCCATGAAGCCACGGGTGCCATCCCCTTCGCCGCCCACCGCCTGTAACGGACAGCCGTGCGCGAAAGGTCTATTCCGGCCGTGGCCGCCGGTAAGTGGCGAGAATGACAGGGACCGCCACCCCTGTCACCAGAAGTGCCTGCGCCAACAGCACCGCGGGGAGCGGGTGCTGCACGTGGACATGCAGCGAGCGGCCAAGCCCCGCCCCCAATAGGACGCCCGTCAGCGTGCGCACCGCGTTGGAACCCGACGCGGGCCGGAACCGCCCCACCGCCCAGTCCAGCAGCGCGGGCAGCGTGAGGCCCAGTCCCACCGGGACCTCCCA
It encodes the following:
- a CDS encoding type II secretion system F family protein — translated: MQDFLTFLLMGGSALLTAGAVAFLGVGLYTNVLERFLTEVRDESAGGVKGAGSVAVRKLGAMNRRFMWPGYESKTRRKLIKAGEPSQYKPEDIMALQEVSAFFALLAGLFVVNGLGGNLAWSLLVMLLGLFYPLIWLNDQVKRRHLAISRALPYNLDLLTLSVEAGMDFTGALAKVVEKGRQGPLREELQLVLKQLKMGKTREEGLKSMIARVDLPSLTTFVTALIQADKMGTSLGKVLRIQSTQMRIDRTQRAEKLAGEAPVKMLFPLIACIFPTVFMVLFGPIVFQFMFGNVGG
- a CDS encoding type II secretion system F family protein, which produces MLAGIVLLLVTGSVFFFSLVIFSVLSKAYEQYQERYVAKSMNDLSDMFLFIDARQMLILNIACMCLLGILSYIVFNPILAVLATIFGFFLPMLLVKHYRTRRIKKFNVQLVDALQAMANAFKAGLTFPQAIEHVAREAMPPLSQEFGLFVKEVKLGVPLEEALVNMGRRVGSDDLELVVVSTNIARQLGGNMAEMFETISTVIRERFRLEGKIDALTSQGKLQGWIVAAMPAVLGLVLNYMRPDLMEPMMNHIFGYILVTIIAIMEIMGILIIRRIVNIDI
- the cpaB gene encoding Flp pilus assembly protein CpaB; translation: MLKGKTPLVVALVLGLLAGIVAYSAIKKKESDVRRGWNLVPVVVAGQDMPEGSVITYEMISQRSVPEQFVTSSVVKPDSANYIVNQKVLVALQAGDPILWSQFETTKAAERLSTKVQKKARAITIEAKLTTAVGGWIRPNDHVDIIGTFRDPQTDESVAVTLLQNIIVVATGKITGTTNINLIPENQRDYNNVSLMVLPEEAEILVLAAELGQLTLSLRNEDDVDLIEERGRATISTLLSGERTRVLEQKRREIIQIIKGGGSDKSAAGSP
- a CDS encoding anti-sigma factor family protein; this encodes MSAQNAHAHEDRLLDFAYGELPATEAQALEQHVQGCVRCSKALADIRGVRTTMAQLSTEPAPDAGLESLLAYAQQSARRASAGPEPKPSRWRRWLLPAVGLATVSTFGILSLEVNEGLHLEPNLAQKTASPARAPAEDETRTLGKREPKSAPASAPAPMGRSYTPRSDDLLAAAPASEALKDAPARNQADAQLKGNAAGRPSDWMNAGGGGAMLERRREGPAPTKKLSKAQDADGEFAALEPAQAPKEEAAGAVYGGKDARSTSDSAFDQAGGGTDKAQVAKRDSLRLGGASYGRGLASDDAAMGEAASPPPPAPVASAPMAQAAPATPSATGAVSASKLAPGPARAVAEPVKESARAEAAKPKPMEKQPPAGAMTSRELARQAQAAASQGDRVREAQLLRAALAAGPSGGERLDLLSRLCDSESAQGQSDAAAVVCAQVVHEAPESGAAQMAQRRMRKAAPIMAPAASTKLPASAPAPTE
- a CDS encoding RNA polymerase sigma factor, which translates into the protein MGTGGSLAPETSDEHLMLAFQAGDARAFEALVRKHRAPVFNFILRFVGHRARAEDVLQETWLKVVRSAREYAPKARFTTWLYTIARNLCVDSTRKESYRQATSLEAPAAGADGDEGRPLGEGLPDAGASPERGAHNARLRPLLERALAGLPEEQREVFVLREYSGIPFKEIAEVTGVSENTVKSRMRYALEGLRRRLGELGVDGDLSEDGRTVAG
- a CDS encoding DUF2085 domain-containing protein translates to MFWLSHHHPDEYNRTYVLAGVRVCARCLGTYPVLAAVFLGLFALKAPLQWSWEVPVGLGLTLPALLDWAVGRFRPASGSNAVRTLTGVLLGAGLGRSLHVHVQHPLPAVLLAQALLVTGVAVPVILATYRRPRPE